Proteins co-encoded in one Pseudostreptobacillus hongkongensis genomic window:
- a CDS encoding tyrosine-type recombinase/integrase encodes MKRGNGTGSVVKLSGNRRKPFAVVITTGYEFVGNNKNVTQKRKYLGYFKTQKEANKYLIEFLDNPYDYSNNITLKELYTKWSKESFLNLSELTKKNKNSSFNNLIDLHDKRFIELKTRDYQIVIDKMGDKRGAKTGVKSLISLLYKFALKREIVSKDYSTFLEIGKKVTKIERKIFTEEEIGVLWYNLNKYDLIDTILILIYTGLRIGELLNLKISDINLEEGYLKGGSKTEAGKNRLVPIHPKIKNLIENRIDFNKEYFINGPINKNEKMSYITYFSKFNILMKKLGMKHTIHDTRHTFASLLSNVDANTVSISKLIGHSSYSMTEKIYTHKDKEELRKAIELIK; translated from the coding sequence ATGAAGAGAGGAAATGGAACAGGAAGTGTAGTAAAATTAAGTGGAAATAGAAGAAAACCCTTTGCTGTAGTAATTACAACTGGATATGAATTTGTAGGAAATAATAAAAATGTGACACAAAAAAGAAAATATTTAGGTTATTTCAAAACTCAAAAAGAAGCAAATAAATATTTAATAGAGTTTTTAGATAATCCTTATGACTATTCAAATAACATAACTCTAAAGGAATTATATACTAAATGGTCTAAAGAAAGTTTTTTAAATTTAAGTGAATTAACTAAAAAAAATAAAAATTCTTCTTTTAATAATTTAATTGATTTACATGACAAAAGATTTATTGAATTGAAAACTAGAGATTATCAAATTGTGATTGATAAAATGGGAGATAAAAGAGGTGCTAAAACAGGAGTGAAATCTTTAATTTCTTTATTATATAAATTTGCTTTAAAAAGAGAAATTGTTTCAAAAGATTATTCAACATTTTTAGAAATAGGTAAAAAAGTAACGAAAATAGAACGGAAAATATTTACAGAAGAAGAAATCGGAGTACTTTGGTACAATTTAAATAAATATGATTTGATAGATACTATATTAATCTTGATATATACAGGGTTGAGGATAGGAGAATTATTAAACCTTAAGATAAGTGATATAAATCTTGAGGAGGGATATTTGAAAGGTGGTAGTAAAACAGAAGCAGGTAAAAATAGATTAGTTCCAATACATCCTAAAATAAAAAATTTGATTGAAAACAGAATAGATTTTAATAAGGAATATTTTATAAATGGGCCTATAAACAAAAATGAAAAAATGAGCTATATAACATATTTTAGTAAATTTAATATTTTGATGAAAAAATTAGGAATGAAACACACTATACACGACACACGTCATACATTTGCTAGTTTATTGAGTAATGTTGATGCAAATACAGTATCAATATCAAAATTGATAGGTCACAGTAGTTATTCTATGACTGAGAAAATTTATACTCATAAAGATAAAGAAGAACTTAGAAAAGCAATTGAATTGATTAAATAA
- a CDS encoding restriction endonuclease subunit S produces MKYRLGDVCEIKAHESTLTKKQLEETKDGAYPVIGGGAEYKGYYTEYTHDGDLVTISSAGSPGIVKYHEGPIYADKVITIIPKNEIITIYPKYLYYILGTKYPEIKARISGTTIKSIYPKDLMDLKINIPPLPKQLLITEKVDLAYSMQPNLENDIELMNKMKKYYTELMLESLGGI; encoded by the coding sequence ATGAAATATAGATTAGGGGATGTATGTGAGATTAAAGCACATGAATCAACTTTAACTAAAAAGCAACTTGAAGAAACAAAAGATGGAGCTTATCCCGTAATTGGAGGAGGTGCTGAGTATAAAGGATACTATACAGAATATACACACGATGGAGATTTAGTAACGATTAGTTCAGCAGGTAGTCCTGGAATAGTTAAATATCATGAAGGGCCGATCTATGCTGATAAAGTTATAACTATAATTCCTAAAAATGAAATAATAACAATATATCCTAAATATTTATATTACATATTAGGTACTAAATACCCAGAAATTAAAGCAAGGATAAGCGGAACAACTATTAAAAGTATTTATCCAAAGGACTTGATGGATTTAAAAATAAATATACCGCCTTTACCTAAACAGTTATTAATAACTGAAAAAGTAGATTTGGCTTATAGTATGCAACCCAATTTAGAAAATGATATAGAGTTAATGAATAAAATGAAAAAATATTATACAGAACTTATGTTAGAATCGTTAGGTGGAATTTAA
- a CDS encoding terminase large subunit, whose protein sequence is MSSQNSYNPLDKFVEDIEKHNIPIGINQKLCIERYKVLKENKDYYLDLEEVNRIINMTNKLTIVKNGRIEKFKTRGFQNFILGNIVGWKVKKTDLRLYKEVYIQVGRQNGKSLLISALSIYYSLFTKNRNSNIFCTATKHEQAKIVWDNIANFINYNPTLKTKYFKVQEHISTITSLNTKNRIRALGRDTKSMDGFDSVLSICDEYHMHPTDQMYKLLFDGQVNVDNSCIVAITTAGFDLNKPCYKQYQDCVNILNGLVNKESIFIYIADPDKDDDIKSENTWIKANPFLLLNEDYSYNKENLEKYKIAMEDALRKQGEEMTNFLTKKLNMWVQYTENDYLNKEKIKECESELTIENMVGRSCYLGIDLSSGGDLTSIALVFPLEDNKKYIYSHSFIPVQRVLEQEFKSKVPYRDWISRGLLTATSSSGGFKTDYKTILEHLRTLIEVFDVNIVGVGFDPYGAGAWLEDLTDLVGDATSITQSARNLGSTVEDFALSVDSGEVLFDKRNDLLKWSLANAKVEYNSFREPKVTKEKGNEKIDPVVSIIDAWYLLHNNLQEIANVNEAVDEWLELFK, encoded by the coding sequence ATGAGTTCTCAGAATTCTTATAACCCACTAGATAAATTCGTGGAAGATATAGAAAAGCATAATATACCTATTGGAATTAATCAAAAATTATGCATAGAAAGGTATAAAGTATTAAAAGAAAATAAAGATTACTATTTAGATTTAGAAGAAGTTAATAGAATTATAAATATGACTAATAAGCTCACAATTGTAAAAAATGGTAGGATAGAAAAATTTAAAACAAGAGGTTTTCAAAATTTTATACTAGGTAATATAGTTGGATGGAAAGTTAAAAAAACGGACCTAAGATTATATAAAGAAGTTTACATACAAGTTGGACGTCAGAACGGAAAATCACTTCTTATAAGTGCATTAAGTATTTATTATTCTCTATTTACTAAAAATAGAAATTCTAATATATTTTGTACTGCAACTAAGCATGAGCAAGCGAAGATAGTTTGGGATAATATAGCTAATTTTATAAACTATAATCCTACTTTAAAAACTAAATATTTTAAAGTTCAGGAACATATTTCAACTATCACTTCTTTAAATACTAAAAATAGAATAAGGGCCTTAGGGCGAGATACCAAATCAATGGACGGCTTTGATAGTGTACTTAGTATATGTGATGAATACCATATGCACCCAACGGACCAAATGTATAAACTTTTATTTGATGGACAAGTAAATGTTGATAATTCTTGTATAGTAGCTATAACGACTGCAGGTTTTGATTTAAATAAACCTTGCTATAAGCAGTATCAAGATTGTGTAAATATTTTAAATGGATTAGTTAATAAAGAAAGTATTTTTATTTATATTGCAGATCCTGACAAAGACGACGATATAAAAAGTGAAAATACTTGGATAAAAGCTAATCCTTTTTTATTATTAAATGAAGATTATTCATATAATAAAGAAAATTTAGAAAAGTACAAAATTGCTATGGAAGACGCTTTGAGAAAACAAGGTGAAGAAATGACCAACTTCCTTACAAAAAAATTAAATATGTGGGTGCAATATACAGAGAATGATTATTTAAATAAAGAGAAAATTAAAGAATGTGAATCAGAACTGACTATTGAAAATATGGTTGGTAGAAGTTGTTATTTAGGTATAGATTTATCAAGTGGTGGGGATTTAACAAGCATAGCTTTAGTTTTTCCTTTAGAAGATAATAAAAAATATATATACTCACATTCATTTATACCAGTTCAGAGAGTACTAGAACAAGAATTTAAAAGCAAGGTGCCTTATAGAGACTGGATAAGCAGAGGACTATTAACGGCAACAAGTTCAAGTGGTGGTTTTAAAACAGACTATAAAACTATACTAGAACACCTTAGAACTTTAATAGAAGTATTTGATGTAAATATAGTTGGTGTGGGGTTTGACCCTTATGGTGCTGGAGCTTGGTTAGAAGATTTAACTGATTTAGTAGGGGATGCAACATCTATAACTCAATCAGCTAGAAATTTAGGGAGCACAGTTGAAGATTTTGCATTATCTGTAGATAGTGGAGAGGTTTTATTCGATAAAAGAAACGACCTTTTAAAATGGTCTTTAGCTAATGCAAAAGTTGAGTATAATTCATTTAGAGAACCTAAGGTTACAAAAGAAAAAGGAAATGAAAAGATAGATCCTGTTGTATCTATTATTGACGCTTGGTATCTACTTCATAATAACTTGCAAGAAATTGCTAATGTAAATGAAGCAGTCGATGAATGGTTAGAACTATTCAAGTAA
- a CDS encoding DUF3310 domain-containing protein, whose protein sequence is MEEEIKNNIELPNHYDWNLPIKSKTVIDEVIKDLKGNVAFNIGNALKYIIRHNKKNGVEDLKKAIQYLKWTVEEMEK, encoded by the coding sequence ATGGAAGAAGAAATAAAAAATAATATTGAATTACCAAATCATTATGACTGGAATTTACCTATAAAAAGTAAAACTGTTATTGATGAGGTTATAAAAGATTTAAAAGGAAATGTTGCTTTTAATATAGGTAATGCTCTTAAATATATCATTAGGCATAATAAAAAAAATGGTGTAGAAGATTTAAAAAAAGCTATTCAATATTTAAAATGGACTGTAGAAGAAATGGAAAAGTAA
- a CDS encoding ATP-binding protein gives MRYKKIGYYDENGEEKYYTEDLKSYITPALFLSDEKTKEHTFERWHERQGDKYRNFANYCINFEKARNQGIGFILSGECGTGKTYVADCIYNALKDKYLVCKSSLATMLNLITKDFGNAKPYKINNLIDDLLRLDLIIFDDLGNEKIENEWIKGLVFDIFDTLYRNKIPFVITTNLNSNQLKEHLKIKDSLKIYDRIREVCKGYNYNNLKNMRYNKNNRNFEEIF, from the coding sequence ATGAGATATAAAAAAATTGGTTATTATGATGAAAATGGTGAAGAAAAATATTATACTGAAGATTTAAAATCTTATATAACCCCTGCCCTATTTTTATCAGATGAAAAAACCAAAGAACATACTTTTGAGCGTTGGCACGAACGACAAGGAGATAAATATAGAAACTTTGCAAACTATTGTATAAACTTTGAAAAAGCAAGAAATCAAGGTATTGGCTTTATTTTAAGTGGTGAATGTGGAACTGGTAAAACATACGTGGCTGATTGTATTTATAATGCTTTAAAAGATAAATACCTAGTTTGTAAATCAAGTTTAGCTACTATGCTTAATTTAATAACTAAAGATTTTGGAAACGCTAAACCTTATAAAATAAATAATTTAATTGATGACCTACTTAGATTAGATTTAATAATTTTTGATGATTTAGGTAATGAAAAAATTGAGAACGAATGGATAAAAGGGCTTGTATTTGATATATTTGATACTCTATATCGTAATAAAATACCTTTCGTGATAACAACTAATTTAAATAGTAATCAATTAAAAGAACATTTAAAAATTAAGGATAGTTTAAAGATATATGATCGTATTAGAGAAGTATGCAAAGGTTATAACTACAATAATTTAAAAAATATGAGATATAACAAAAATAATAGAAATTTTGAGGAGATATTTTAA
- a CDS encoding phage terminase small subunit P27 family: MLKPAWNTAYPLFFGEIPKINILKGGVFLMARPRKPLELQKRNNTKAEIEERKFQEENSKVSRNLKAPNWLNKNSKKIFEETVKLINSIEVLDDLDVSILSMYSDAYSRVQELTKLVDTEGYTVIKETKAGNMVIANPNLKTLKDMQKTVLDCAVKLGLNSIDRTKLIKYNPPKEELDEFSEFL; encoded by the coding sequence ATGCTCAAACCCGCATGGAATACCGCGTACCCTCTATTTTTTGGAGAAATTCCCAAAATTAATATATTAAAAGGAGGTGTATTTTTAATGGCAAGACCAAGAAAGCCGTTAGAACTTCAAAAACGGAATAATACTAAAGCAGAAATAGAAGAAAGGAAATTTCAGGAAGAAAATTCTAAGGTCTCAAGAAATTTAAAGGCCCCAAATTGGTTGAATAAAAATTCAAAGAAAATTTTTGAAGAAACTGTAAAGTTAATCAACTCTATAGAAGTGCTTGATGATTTAGATGTATCTATATTATCAATGTATTCCGACGCATATTCAAGAGTGCAAGAACTAACTAAATTAGTTGATACAGAGGGCTATACAGTTATAAAAGAAACTAAAGCAGGTAATATGGTTATAGCTAACCCAAATCTTAAAACTTTAAAAGATATGCAGAAAACTGTTTTAGATTGTGCAGTTAAATTGGGTTTAAACAGTATTGATAGAACGAAGCTTATTAAATACAACCCGCCTAAGGAGGAGCTAGATGAGTTCTCAGAATTCTTATAA
- a CDS encoding phage antirepressor KilAC domain-containing protein codes for MQEMIKIDYNDNQEVIVSGRELHEKLEIQSHYKDWIKRMLDYGFEENRDFIAIAQKRATAQGNETTYNDHLLKLDTAKEICMLQRNEKGKIFRQYFIQIEKDYNSPEKVMARALMFAEKKMNTLQIEVKELQDKIEADKPKIIFAEALEVSDKAILIGELAKILKQNGIDIGQNRLFEYLRKNGYLCNRGEQYNSPTQRALELKLFEIKTTTINNPDGSVRVTRTTKVTPKGQSYFINQFKK; via the coding sequence ATGCAAGAAATGATAAAAATTGATTATAACGATAATCAAGAAGTTATAGTAAGTGGTCGTGAATTACATGAAAAATTGGAAATTCAATCTCACTATAAAGATTGGATAAAAAGAATGTTAGATTATGGGTTTGAAGAAAATAGAGACTTTATAGCTATCGCTCAAAAAAGAGCAACAGCTCAAGGTAATGAAACTACATACAATGACCATCTTTTAAAATTAGATACTGCAAAAGAAATATGCATGTTGCAAAGAAATGAAAAAGGTAAAATCTTTAGACAATATTTTATACAAATTGAGAAAGATTACAACTCTCCTGAGAAAGTAATGGCAAGAGCTTTGATGTTTGCAGAAAAGAAAATGAATACACTTCAAATTGAAGTTAAAGAACTTCAAGATAAAATTGAAGCAGATAAACCAAAAATTATATTTGCAGAAGCATTGGAAGTGTCAGATAAGGCTATCCTAATTGGAGAACTTGCAAAGATACTTAAGCAAAATGGAATTGATATAGGTCAAAATAGGCTTTTTGAATACCTTAGAAAAAATGGTTATTTATGCAATCGTGGAGAACAGTACAACTCTCCTACACAGAGAGCATTAGAACTTAAATTGTTTGAGATAAAGACAACTACTATAAACAACCCTGACGGTTCAGTAAGAGTAACAAGAACAACAAAAGTAACACCAAAAGGGCAAAGTTATTTTATAAATCAATTTAAAAAGTAA
- a CDS encoding recombinase RecT codes for MEMARNSLATTTKNNTGVSTTNKKKEKTIYDVIQSMQPQFEIALPNHINTERFVRVALTTIRQNPKLATCKKESLLGALMVSAQLGLEPGILGQAYIIPYGTEAQFQIGYKGMIELLRRSGQLSDIYAYPVYENDEFEIQYGLERNLIHKPNFENRGNPIGYYSVAILKDNTKAFNYMTVKEIEEHRDKYSKAAKSSISPWKSDFNSMALKTVIKQMLKYLPISVEWLEKTEKDEKVYNLNSESNTAKDTTIFEEPIDVTEDIIEEAETVEENINEETGEMIEND; via the coding sequence ATGGAAATGGCAAGAAATTCATTAGCAACAACAACTAAGAACAATACAGGAGTATCTACTACTAATAAGAAAAAAGAAAAAACTATATATGATGTAATACAATCAATGCAACCACAATTTGAGATTGCTCTACCTAATCATATAAATACTGAAAGATTTGTAAGAGTTGCTTTAACTACTATTAGACAAAACCCTAAACTTGCAACTTGCAAAAAAGAAAGTTTGCTTGGTGCTTTGATGGTATCAGCTCAACTAGGACTTGAACCTGGAATTTTAGGTCAAGCATACATAATTCCTTATGGAACAGAAGCACAATTCCAAATAGGTTATAAAGGTATGATTGAACTTTTAAGACGGAGTGGTCAACTAAGTGATATATATGCTTATCCTGTTTATGAAAACGACGAATTTGAAATTCAATACGGACTTGAAAGAAACTTAATTCATAAACCTAATTTTGAAAATCGTGGTAATCCTATTGGATATTACTCAGTTGCTATACTAAAAGATAATACAAAAGCATTTAACTATATGACTGTTAAAGAAATTGAAGAACATAGAGATAAATACTCTAAAGCTGCTAAAAGTTCAATAAGTCCTTGGAAAAGTGATTTTAACTCAATGGCACTTAAAACTGTAATAAAACAAATGCTTAAATACTTGCCTATTTCAGTTGAATGGTTAGAAAAAACTGAAAAAGACGAAAAAGTATATAACTTAAATTCTGAAAGTAATACTGCTAAAGATACTACTATATTTGAAGAACCTATAGATGTTACAGAAGATATTATTGAAGAAGCAGAAACTGTTGAAGAAAATATAAATGAAGAAACAGGAGAAATGATAGAAAATGATTAA
- a CDS encoding helix-turn-helix domain-containing protein codes for MKPNETNKLLGNLIKTRRMELGISQQQLSEMIGYNTKSSISYFENGQRTPGLDVLEKLAKALNVSLSYFFPNENKKINNVDVSDLSEFQLEQLNSYINANTTMFFDGYGKNTEEDIEEIKQTLTRAFIHILKKQGKLKKK; via the coding sequence ATGAAACCTAATGAAACTAATAAATTATTAGGAAATTTAATTAAAACGAGAAGAATGGAATTAGGAATTTCACAACAACAATTATCTGAAATGATAGGTTATAATACCAAAAGTTCAATATCTTATTTTGAGAACGGTCAAAGAACACCAGGACTTGATGTTTTAGAAAAGTTAGCAAAAGCTTTAAATGTTAGTTTGAGTTATTTTTTCCCTAATGAAAATAAAAAAATAAATAATGTAGATGTAAGTGATTTAAGTGAATTTCAACTAGAACAATTAAACAGCTATATCAATGCAAATACGACAATGTTTTTTGATGGTTATGGAAAAAATACAGAAGAAGATATTGAGGAAATAAAACAAACTCTAACTAGAGCATTTATACATATTTTAAAAAAGCAAGGTAAACTAAAAAAGAAGTAG
- a CDS encoding N-6 DNA methylase, translating into MRQLKEHNNRMIAKKNVEYITGQELRLYLAEKVKKYLGEDPIIVFDGAVGSGQLEQYINISKLYGLDIQEMAVNTAKENYENSDIECKSFFEYDRNDFIADCVIMNPPFSIPFKQLSEIEQENIKSEFTWKKSGKVDDIFILKSLKYTKRYGFYIAFPGISYRRDEAKMRELIGNQLVELNMIENAFTDTSISVIFLVIDKEKVTDEVYSELYDCKSNEIKASTTIKLENDRWEYAREEEKKEVIDIEEVQEKLFNSLSTNIVNHFKVKQVLKEIRPQPIKDELRALYIIIKRLMIEEGIEDEI; encoded by the coding sequence GTGAGACAGTTAAAAGAACATAATAATAGAATGATTGCTAAAAAGAATGTTGAATATATTACGGGTCAAGAATTAAGGTTATATTTAGCTGAAAAAGTTAAAAAATATTTAGGTGAGGATCCTATCATAGTATTTGATGGTGCTGTTGGTTCTGGTCAGTTAGAGCAATATATAAACATTTCTAAACTATACGGTTTAGATATACAAGAAATGGCAGTAAATACAGCAAAAGAAAACTATGAAAATTCTGATATAGAATGTAAGTCATTTTTTGAATATGATAGAAATGATTTTATTGCAGATTGTGTAATTATGAATCCACCGTTTTCAATCCCATTCAAACAACTCAGCGAGATTGAACAAGAAAATATAAAATCAGAATTTACTTGGAAAAAATCAGGAAAAGTAGATGATATATTCATATTAAAATCATTGAAATATACTAAAAGATATGGATTTTATATAGCATTTCCAGGAATAAGTTATAGAAGAGATGAAGCTAAAATGAGAGAACTTATAGGAAATCAATTAGTTGAGTTAAATATGATTGAAAATGCTTTTACTGATACAAGTATATCTGTAATATTTTTAGTAATTGATAAGGAAAAAGTAACAGATGAAGTATATAGCGAATTATATGATTGTAAATCTAATGAAATAAAAGCAAGTACTACGATTAAACTTGAAAATGATAGATGGGAATATGCAAGAGAAGAAGAAAAGAAAGAAGTTATTGATATAGAGGAAGTTCAAGAAAAATTATTCAATAGTTTATCGACTAATATAGTTAATCATTTTAAAGTGAAACAAGTACTTAAAGAGATAAGACCACAACCAATAAAAGATGAATTAAGAGCATTATATATAATTATAAAAAGACTAATGATAGAAGAAGGTATAGAAGATGAAATATAG
- a CDS encoding single-stranded DNA-binding protein, with amino-acid sequence MINVVTLMGRFTKDPELTWTQSGKTYVRFSLAVQRDSDREEADFINCVAWNKTAELISQYFAKGIRILIEGRLNVSSYEKNGETRYSTDVVVNKIHFVDYRSEESSNNNTTNETTSKTTKYTSQSNSTGENIIEDEDDFPF; translated from the coding sequence ATGATTAATGTAGTTACTTTAATGGGAAGATTTACTAAAGATCCAGAACTTACATGGACACAATCAGGGAAAACTTATGTTAGATTTTCTCTTGCTGTTCAAAGGGATAGCGATAGAGAAGAAGCTGATTTCATAAATTGTGTTGCTTGGAATAAAACAGCTGAACTTATATCTCAATACTTTGCAAAAGGAATAAGAATTTTAATTGAAGGTAGGCTTAATGTAAGTAGTTATGAGAAAAATGGAGAAACTAGATACTCAACAGATGTAGTTGTAAATAAAATTCATTTTGTTGATTATCGTAGTGAAGAAAGTTCTAACAATAATACTACTAATGAAACAACAAGTAAAACTACTAAATATACCTCTCAGTCTAATTCTACAGGAGAAAATATAATTGAAGATGAAGATGATTTCCCGTTTTAA
- a CDS encoding helix-turn-helix domain-containing protein, with amino-acid sequence MKLEKLEKLKNLINKKGLKFSFIARKLGITPTAFSRKMKNKSDFQWEEINELIKILQLNEEEKKFFLD; translated from the coding sequence TTGAAATTAGAAAAATTAGAGAAATTAAAAAATTTAATTAATAAAAAGGGCCTAAAATTTTCTTTTATAGCTCGGAAACTCGGAATAACACCTACTGCATTTTCAAGGAAAATGAAAAATAAAAGTGATTTTCAATGGGAAGAAATAAATGAGTTAATAAAAATATTACAACTTAATGAAGAAGAAAAAAAGTTTTTTTTAGATTAA
- a CDS encoding YqaJ viral recombinase family protein, which translates to MEIIDIKEILLNKETEVLDFNNKEDWDILRSKGVGGSDIGAILGVNKYRGIVDVYLSKVENQKTPENNAMYFGTKLEPLIRSEFEERHIGAYKVYTTDKSLKFGILRANLDGVIYDELNKKYGVLEIKTANQFVKNEWENGTIPQSYYAQVQHYLAVTGFDFGIIAVLIGGNEYKEFYIERNELDIEIIINAANDFWNTYVVPKEMPFADGSNAYAEYQSERLSKMQEQGITLELDNTTEELISKRQALKNELDNLENEIKTIDQQLKEELINNACKKGESPKYKVSLVVMNRTKTNTKEFEKQYKDLINEYKEKEKEFKETYQTNYLKITEKEIN; encoded by the coding sequence ATGGAAATTATAGATATAAAAGAAATTCTTTTAAATAAAGAAACTGAAGTTTTAGATTTTAATAATAAAGAAGATTGGGATATTTTAAGATCTAAAGGTGTTGGTGGTTCAGATATAGGTGCTATCTTAGGTGTTAATAAATATAGAGGTATTGTAGATGTATATCTTTCAAAAGTAGAAAATCAAAAAACACCTGAAAATAATGCAATGTATTTTGGTACTAAGTTAGAACCTTTAATTCGTTCAGAATTTGAAGAAAGACATATTGGAGCATATAAAGTATACACTACTGATAAATCACTTAAATTTGGAATTTTAAGGGCTAATTTAGATGGTGTGATTTATGATGAATTAAATAAAAAATATGGTGTACTTGAAATTAAAACTGCTAATCAATTTGTAAAAAACGAATGGGAAAATGGAACTATTCCACAAAGTTATTATGCACAGGTTCAACACTATTTAGCTGTTACTGGTTTTGATTTTGGAATTATAGCTGTATTAATTGGTGGTAACGAATACAAGGAATTCTATATCGAAAGAAATGAATTAGATATTGAAATAATAATCAATGCTGCAAATGATTTTTGGAATACTTATGTTGTACCAAAAGAAATGCCTTTTGCTGATGGTTCTAATGCTTATGCTGAATATCAAAGTGAAAGATTATCTAAAATGCAAGAACAAGGAATTACTTTAGAACTAGACAACACTACTGAAGAACTTATATCTAAAAGGCAAGCGCTTAAAAATGAATTAGATAATTTAGAAAATGAAATAAAAACAATAGACCAACAACTAAAAGAAGAACTAATAAATAATGCTTGTAAAAAAGGAGAAAGTCCAAAATACAAAGTAAGTTTAGTTGTAATGAATAGAACTAAAACTAATACTAAAGAATTTGAAAAACAATATAAAGACTTGATAAACGAATACAAAGAAAAAGAAAAAGAATTTAAAGAAACATATCAAACTAATTACTTAAAAATAACTGAAAAGGAGATTAACTAA
- a CDS encoding endonuclease encodes MNEKCSRCSKIRNEVYDKNSRDKEAQVFYNSRDWKLTRKKVMSKYNYLDLYALKVLGKLVQADVVHHIVEFREDKSKALDVSNLIPLSHQSHNLIHALYDKSKQSKNETIQLLKKLLQM; translated from the coding sequence TTGAATGAGAAGTGTAGTAGATGTTCAAAAATTAGAAATGAAGTTTATGATAAGAATTCAAGAGATAAAGAAGCACAAGTTTTTTATAATTCAAGAGATTGGAAATTGACCAGGAAGAAAGTAATGTCAAAATATAATTACTTGGACTTGTATGCTTTAAAAGTTTTAGGTAAGTTAGTACAAGCTGATGTAGTACATCATATTGTAGAATTTAGAGAAGATAAGAGCAAAGCATTAGATGTATCAAACTTAATTCCTTTATCACATCAATCACACAACTTAATACATGCACTTTATGATAAGAGCAAGCAAAGCAAAAATGAAACAATACAACTTTTAAAAAAACTTTTACAAATGTAA
- a CDS encoding ImmA/IrrE family metallo-endopeptidase translates to MDINKIVDLALNLRNRFDNVYSLLKEYDIKLICDNLGRNCKACTNCCLGNHIIFINSNLDIKESEKVFIIAHEIAHILLHDEIIRKHTNTVFIKTKKEETEADLFSTIFLGCNYCVSSSKLQDRINYICGILLSNRIGIIIDRDCI, encoded by the coding sequence ATGGATATAAATAAAATAGTTGACCTTGCTTTAAATTTAAGAAATAGATTTGATAATGTATATAGCTTATTAAAAGAGTATGATATAAAGTTAATTTGTGATAATTTAGGTAGGAATTGTAAAGCTTGTACTAATTGTTGTTTAGGAAATCATATTATATTTATAAATAGTAATTTAGATATTAAAGAGAGTGAAAAAGTATTTATAATAGCTCACGAGATAGCGCATATTTTATTGCATGATGAAATAATCAGAAAACACACTAATACAGTATTTATAAAAACCAAAAAAGAAGAAACGGAAGCAGATTTATTTTCTACAATATTTTTAGGTTGTAATTATTGTGTTAGTTCTTCAAAATTACAGGATAGAATAAACTATATTTGTGGAATATTATTAAGTAATCGAATAGGAATTATAATTGATAGAGATTGTATTTAA